One part of the Diadema setosum chromosome 22, eeDiaSeto1, whole genome shotgun sequence genome encodes these proteins:
- the LOC140245030 gene encoding uncharacterized protein has translation MSAMAEGGNDERIKLLKGSVGDGNELLEKYGTVIKDRMENLKQQILDAADEDILQVEQSRRHLLHQVQRMMEEFDYKLREVGVGFMSRMDNPRIGCFSGLQRLGSMEVDDRLSFMEEHLNEVLDLMSDIQFNRENSNSKLCIGHIVQPKILRLASSINLPETTGHPKRSLTALPDGSVAIGHDTGGVDIFHPDFGIKRFVDDVTVRDIAACSDGKVLVLSFDRHIHVFDNQGKAVQTLSPQETCFMFSLSVDRGDILFVGDCELEKIFVFNLKRDAPTALRTIPTAANTPWQLHVLSTGQLLVADPCPPYGPSIKLIDQAGSTVTAIHQEEWSSAWCTVDRDDNIYVAFAKKGIEKRISIDIYSSDGKVVENLTRNLMMPKFQWLSVAVPSPGTIAICNETHLFVYSWRSQYH, from the coding sequence ATGTCTGCAATGGCAGAGGGAGGGAACGACGAGCGGATCAAACTGCTCAAGGGAAGCGTCGGAGACGGCAACGAGCTCCTGGAGAAGTACGGCACCGTCATCAAGGACCGCATGGAAAACCTCAAGCAGCAGATCCTGGATGCAGCCGACGAGGACATCCTACAGGTTGAGCAGAGCCGACGGCACCTCCTCCACCAAGTGCAGCGGATGATGGAGGAGTTCGACTACAAGCTCAGAGAGGTCGGGGTAGGGTTCATGTCCAGGATGGACAATCCTCGCATCGGTTGCTTCTCCGGACTCCAACGCTTAGGATCGATGGAGGTCGACGACCGGCTGTCATTCATGGAAGAACACCTGAACGAGGTGCTCGACCTCATGAGCGACATCCAGTTTAATCGCGAGAATTCGAACTCCAAACTTTGTATAGGTCACATTGTCCAGCCAAAGATTCTCCGATTAGCGTCGTCAATCAACCTTCCGGAGACTACGGGCCATCCGAAACGTAGCCTCACCGCTCTTCCAGACGGTAGTGTTGCCATTGGACACGATACCGGCGGCGTCGACATATTTCATCCGGATTTCGGTATAAAGAGGTTCGTCGATGACGTGACGGTCCGTGATATTGCTGCCTGCTCAGATGGCAAAGTGTTGGTTCTCAGCTTCGATCGGCACATCCATGTCTTCGACAATCAAGGCAAAGCCGTGCAGACATTAAGTCCGCAGGAAACCTGCTTCATGTTCTCGCTTTCTGTAGACCGGGGTGATATACTGTTTGTAGGTGACTGCGAGCTAGAGAAAATATTCGTGTTTAATCTCAAGCGCGACGCGCCGACGGCTCTGCGGACAATTCCGACGGCAGCCAACACGCCCTGGCAGCTGCATGTTTTGTCCACGGGTCAGCTTCTTGTCGCAGATCCTTGCCCACCCTATGGTCCTTCCATCAAACTCATCGACCAAGCAGGCTCCACGGTCACAGCGATCCACCAGGAGGAATGGTCCAGCGCCTGGTGCACAGTTGACCGCGATGACAACATCTATGTGGCCTTTGCCAAGAAGGGAATCGAGAAGCGAATATCCATCGATATATACTCGTCCGATGGCAAAGTCGTGGAGAACTTGACGAGGAACTTAATGATGCCTAAGTTTCAGTGGCTCTCCGTTGCTGTTCCTTCTCCAGGCACGATAGCGATATGTAACGAGACCCATCTTTTTGTGTACTCGTGGCGCTCGCAGTACCATTGA